Within the Anaerolineales bacterium genome, the region CCCGCCACATGGCGGATTTCCATCACCCGAATCTCGAGATCGTCGAACTCCCCGATTTCGCGCGGGTCAAGCGCGAGATCAAGTTACAGGAAAACCTGAGTCTCGTTCACCTCGCGGGAGCA harbors:
- a CDS encoding NAD(P)H-binding protein; the protein is MDEGKPALVTGACGFLGRHLVRALLQQGRKVTAAVRNSRHMADFHHPNLEIVELPDFARVKREIKLQENLSLVHLAGA